The following proteins are co-located in the Cupriavidus pauculus genome:
- the fur gene encoding ferric iron uptake transcriptional regulator, giving the protein MPSPADLKNIGLKATVPRLKILEIFQTSEQRHLSAEDVYRILLNEHMDIGLATVYRVLTQFEQAGLLSRNNFESGKAIFELNEGKHHDHLVCLDCGRVEEFFDGDIEQRQQSIARERGFALQEHALSLYGNCTKNDCPHRPKR; this is encoded by the coding sequence ATGCCGAGTCCGGCGGACCTCAAAAACATCGGCCTCAAGGCGACCGTCCCCCGCCTGAAGATTCTTGAAATCTTCCAGACCAGCGAACAGCGCCATCTCAGCGCGGAAGACGTCTACCGGATCCTGCTCAACGAGCATATGGATATCGGCCTCGCCACGGTCTATCGCGTCCTGACCCAGTTCGAACAGGCGGGCCTGCTGTCCCGCAACAACTTCGAATCGGGCAAGGCCATCTTCGAACTCAACGAAGGCAAGCACCACGACCACCTGGTGTGCCTGGACTGCGGTCGCGTCGAGGAATTCTTCGACGGCGACATCGAGCAGCGCCAGCAGAGCATCGCGCGCGAGCGCGGCTTCGCCTTGCAGGAACATGCGTTGTCGCTGTACGGCAACTGCACCAAGAACGACTGTCCCCACCGACCCAAACGATAA
- a CDS encoding outer membrane protein assembly factor BamE — protein MRSFRSSAMRPALVSSLLAAALLAGACSAYDSTSRKVAEAITPYRINIVQGNFVSREAAAQLREGMTRDQVRFLLGTPLLQDVFHGNRWDYYFSFRRGATPVVQSRKFTVFFDGDTLTKWQGDDLPSEYELIAEIDGMKAAQRNQKIGVGSSSSSSSSSAPAASAAQAAPAAPATPAADAAVGTPPASEPAAQAPATSAAQDKPAS, from the coding sequence ATGCGTTCATTCCGTTCGTCCGCCATGCGCCCGGCGCTGGTTTCATCCCTGCTGGCCGCCGCGCTGCTGGCCGGTGCCTGCTCGGCCTACGACAGCACGTCGCGCAAGGTGGCAGAAGCCATCACGCCTTATCGCATCAACATCGTCCAGGGCAACTTCGTCTCGCGCGAGGCGGCGGCGCAACTGCGCGAAGGCATGACGCGCGACCAGGTGCGCTTCCTGCTGGGCACGCCGCTGCTGCAGGACGTGTTCCACGGCAACCGCTGGGACTACTACTTCTCGTTCCGCCGGGGTGCCACGCCGGTAGTCCAGTCGCGCAAGTTCACGGTGTTCTTCGATGGCGACACGCTGACCAAGTGGCAGGGTGACGACCTGCCGTCGGAATACGAACTGATCGCCGAAATCGACGGCATGAAGGCCGCCCAGCGCAACCAGAAGATCGGTGTCGGGTCGTCGTCCTCGTCGTCCTCTTCGTCCGCCCCGGCCGCATCCGCCGCCCAGGCGGCCCCGGCTGCACCGGCGACCCCGGCTGCCGATGCGGCGGTGGGCACGCCGCCGGCGTCCGAGCCGGCCGCGCAGGCACCGGCCACCAGCGCCGCCCAGGACAAACCGGCCAGCTGA